In Leptolyngbya sp. SIO1E4, one DNA window encodes the following:
- a CDS encoding aldo/keto reductase codes for MDYYTLGNTGLKVSRLALGTMTFGDDWGWGADEANARQLFETYLAAGGNFIDTADLYTNGNSERLLGRFVNDSKTRDRVIITTKFSYNAEPGNPNAGGNGRKNILRAVEGSLQRLGTDYIDLYMLHTWDQVTPAEEVIRTLDDLVRSGKVRYVALSDVPAWYAAQAQTLAQERHLEPISTLQLEYSLVERNIEFEYVPLAQTLGTGIMVWSPLASGLLSGKYKPSQEGVEGSGRLATVADSGNPAFNKFTDRNWAIVTELEKVANELGRSMAQVAVNWVANRPGIASVLIGATKLHQLQDNLGALDFEIPPELQQRLDTISAPESRFPYTFFEQGIQGMINGGATVGDKPAHYHQPVLVSGSGAGVE; via the coding sequence ATGGATTACTACACCTTAGGCAACACCGGACTCAAAGTCAGTCGCTTAGCCCTCGGTACCATGACCTTTGGCGATGACTGGGGTTGGGGTGCCGATGAAGCCAATGCCCGTCAACTGTTTGAGACTTATCTGGCAGCGGGCGGCAACTTCATTGATACGGCGGATCTGTATACCAACGGTAATAGTGAGCGTTTGTTAGGCCGCTTTGTGAACGACAGCAAGACGCGCGATCGCGTCATCATCACCACCAAGTTCAGTTACAACGCTGAACCCGGTAACCCCAATGCCGGGGGCAACGGTCGCAAGAATATCCTGCGGGCTGTCGAGGGCTCCCTCCAGCGTCTAGGAACCGACTATATCGACCTCTACATGCTGCACACCTGGGATCAAGTCACCCCAGCCGAAGAAGTCATCCGTACCTTAGATGACTTGGTGAGATCAGGGAAAGTTCGCTATGTAGCCCTGTCTGACGTACCCGCCTGGTATGCCGCTCAAGCCCAGACCTTAGCCCAAGAGCGCCATTTAGAACCGATCAGCACACTTCAGCTGGAATATTCCTTGGTAGAGCGCAATATTGAATTTGAATACGTCCCCCTGGCGCAGACCTTGGGGACTGGCATTATGGTCTGGTCTCCCCTGGCTAGCGGTCTGCTCTCTGGTAAATACAAGCCTTCCCAAGAGGGGGTCGAAGGGTCGGGGCGCCTGGCAACCGTTGCTGACAGTGGTAACCCCGCCTTCAACAAGTTCACAGATAGGAATTGGGCGATCGTCACCGAGCTAGAGAAGGTGGCCAATGAGCTGGGGCGCTCTATGGCTCAGGTGGCAGTGAACTGGGTGGCCAATCGCCCTGGCATCGCCTCAGTCCTGATCGGGGCCACTAAGCTGCATCAGTTGCAAGATAATTTGGGTGCCCTCGACTTTGAAATTCCTCCCGAACTGCAACAGCGCCTGGACACTATCAGCGCACCCGAATCCCGCTTCCCCTATACCTTCTTTGAACAAGGCATCCAGGGCATGATCAACGGCGGCGCAACCGTTGGTGACAAACCCGCCCACTACCACCAGCCTGTCTTGGTATCAGGCAGTGGAGCTGGCGTGGAATAG
- a CDS encoding bifunctional helix-turn-helix transcriptional regulator/GNAT family N-acetyltransferase has product MNFYQQAGKMVLGSRLRRLSSIFTEDAAKVFALYDVALQPHWFPVFYVLTQAEPLSISSIAALTRQPHPAVSQIVKAMTKAGLTISQPSESDARVNLIRLSDPGKQLVPKLHDQYLDVTQAIDSLLAEMQYDLWKAIEETEHLLAQKNFYDRVKAQRKQREQQAVDIIDYTPDCHAAFKRLNYAWIAHHFTIEDTDRHYLEHPEERILNPGGHILMARFNHQLVGTCALVKIDDCNFEVAKMAVAEEVRGRGIGRRLGEAMIQKARELGAKRLLIQSNTALEAAISLYYTLGFKKIVGQPSPYTKCNIQMELILD; this is encoded by the coding sequence ATGAACTTCTATCAACAAGCAGGAAAAATGGTTCTCGGCAGTCGATTAAGGCGATTAAGTAGCATCTTCACTGAAGATGCCGCTAAGGTTTTTGCCCTTTACGACGTTGCACTACAGCCCCACTGGTTTCCGGTGTTCTATGTGCTTACCCAGGCAGAGCCTCTATCTATTTCCAGCATTGCAGCGCTGACCCGGCAGCCCCATCCAGCCGTGAGTCAAATCGTTAAAGCAATGACGAAAGCAGGGCTGACGATTTCTCAACCGAGTGAGTCAGACGCCAGGGTGAATTTGATCCGTTTGTCAGACCCGGGTAAACAGCTTGTCCCCAAACTTCACGATCAGTATCTGGATGTCACTCAGGCGATCGACTCACTTCTGGCAGAAATGCAGTACGACTTGTGGAAAGCCATTGAAGAAACTGAACATCTCTTAGCTCAAAAAAACTTTTACGATCGTGTCAAAGCGCAACGCAAGCAACGGGAACAGCAGGCTGTCGACATTATTGATTACACCCCAGACTGCCATGCAGCTTTTAAGCGTTTGAACTATGCCTGGATTGCCCACCATTTCACCATTGAAGACACCGACCGACATTACCTGGAGCATCCAGAGGAGCGCATCTTAAACCCCGGTGGGCATATTCTGATGGCCCGCTTTAACCATCAACTCGTGGGAACCTGTGCCCTGGTTAAGATTGACGACTGTAATTTTGAGGTAGCCAAGATGGCGGTCGCTGAAGAGGTGCGGGGCCGAGGCATCGGCAGACGCTTGGGAGAGGCGATGATTCAAAAGGCCCGGGAGTTAGGGGCAAAAAGATTGCTGATTCAAAGTAATACGGCGTTAGAAGCCGCTATCAGCCTCTATTACACACTAGGGTTCAAGAAAATTGTTGGCCAACCTTCACCCTATACAAAGTGTAATATTCAGATGGAGCTGATACTTGATTAG
- a CDS encoding helix-turn-helix transcriptional regulator, giving the protein MESQINFVDSHTLTPNPKVTAGNIIVSSRALPWDGIYIEKGENEGFTPDDVTVTQHYFAMNTGSPLEWEWKDGKTFKTHRYETGDLWVNPAGVPFSHRIHGHNQFVLLTLNPEKIPELLPDQPLLERQVFRRQHRSQDKHLQALLQALLIEAEMGGPNGRLYADTLTTALVVHFVNHYSLESPVDFPRLQTIERQRLGRVVDYIESHLTEDVSLADLALEAGLSKFHFSRLFKDALGLTPHKYVLKRRIEKATYLLKQGDLAISQVAHLFGFTDQSHFTRVFKQMKGVTPKSFIKSLR; this is encoded by the coding sequence GTGGAAAGCCAAATCAACTTCGTTGACAGCCACACCCTAACCCCCAACCCAAAGGTGACGGCGGGCAACATTATAGTGTCTAGTCGGGCATTGCCCTGGGACGGAATCTACATCGAAAAAGGGGAGAACGAAGGGTTTACCCCAGACGACGTCACCGTGACGCAACACTACTTTGCCATGAATACGGGGTCTCCCCTGGAGTGGGAATGGAAAGATGGCAAAACCTTCAAAACTCACCGGTACGAGACAGGCGATCTCTGGGTGAATCCGGCAGGGGTTCCCTTTTCCCATCGCATTCATGGGCACAACCAATTTGTCCTGCTGACGCTAAATCCTGAAAAAATTCCCGAGTTGCTGCCAGACCAACCCTTGCTTGAGCGTCAGGTGTTTAGGCGACAGCATCGATCGCAAGACAAACATCTCCAAGCGCTCCTGCAAGCCTTGCTCATTGAGGCGGAAATGGGTGGCCCGAATGGTCGGCTCTATGCCGATACGCTAACCACGGCGCTGGTGGTTCATTTTGTAAACCACTACAGCCTTGAGAGCCCTGTGGATTTTCCCCGCCTGCAGACGATTGAACGCCAAAGATTGGGGCGCGTGGTTGACTATATTGAAAGCCATCTCACGGAAGACGTGAGCCTAGCAGATTTGGCGTTGGAAGCGGGCTTGAGCAAGTTTCATTTTTCTCGGCTGTTTAAAGACGCGCTCGGCCTCACTCCCCACAAGTATGTGCTGAAGCGTCGCATTGAGAAAGCCACCTATCTGTTGAAACAAGGGGACTTGGCGATCTCTCAAGTTGCCCACCTGTTTGGGTTTACCGATCAGTCTCACTTCACCCGTGTGTTCAAGCAGATGAAAGGGGTTACCCCAAAATCTTTTATCAAAAGCCTACGGTAA
- a CDS encoding pyridoxamine 5'-phosphate oxidase family protein, whose amino-acid sequence MGQRYPEIPDKLRAFIDNQKIFFVGTATTESRVNISPKGMDSLHVLDANRVVWLNVTGSGNETSAHVQENSRMTLMFVAFEGNPMILRLYGNAKVIHQNDSEWLELFPLFPPLPGARQIFDVTIDLVQTSCGMGVPLFDYVEDREQLNQWAMNKGENGLKQYWTAKNQVSLDGQPTYILEKNT is encoded by the coding sequence ATGGGACAAAGATATCCAGAGATACCTGACAAGCTGAGAGCGTTTATCGACAATCAAAAAATATTTTTTGTGGGGACTGCCACCACCGAGAGTCGAGTCAATATTTCACCCAAGGGTATGGATTCCCTACATGTGCTTGATGCCAATCGAGTAGTTTGGTTAAACGTAACCGGGAGTGGCAACGAAACCTCTGCTCATGTTCAAGAAAACTCTCGCATGACTCTGATGTTTGTTGCCTTTGAGGGCAATCCCATGATTCTGCGTCTCTATGGCAACGCTAAGGTCATCCATCAAAATGATTCAGAATGGCTGGAGCTGTTTCCATTATTTCCTCCCCTGCCTGGGGCACGGCAAATATTTGACGTCACGATTGATCTGGTGCAAACGTCTTGCGGCATGGGTGTGCCCCTGTTTGATTATGTTGAAGACAGAGAGCAGTTGAACCAATGGGCCATGAATAAAGGAGAAAATGGCTTAAAGCAATATTGGACGGCGAAGAATCAAGTCAGCCTGGATGGTCAGCCAACGTACATCCTGGAAAAGAATACTTAA